The genomic DNA AAGATCCGCAGAATTTACGGACTTCTGGAGGCGCAATTCCGGCGTTACTTCCGGGAGGCTCGGCGGAGCAAGGGAAACACCGGCTCGGCGCTTCTGATTCTGTTGGAACGACGCCTCGACAATGTGGTGTACCGGATGGGGTTTGGCAGCTCCCGAAACGAAGCGCGCCAACTCGTTCGTCACGGCCACATTCTCGTCAATGGCAAGCGGATCAACCTCCCCTCGTACTTGGTGAAAGTGGGGGAGAGTGTTTCGGTGGACGAGGCGAGTCGGCAGATCACGCGGGTGAATTTCTCGCTGGATGCCGTGGAGCGGCGCGGGGTGCCCGCGTGGCTCGAGCTGGACCGCAAGGCGT from Bdellovibrionota bacterium includes the following:
- the rpsD gene encoding 30S ribosomal protein S4; the protein is MARYCESLCRLCRREGAKLFLKGDRCYTDRCAIDRRGYPPGQHGQGRTKFSDYGHQLREKQKIRRIYGLLEAQFRRYFREARRSKGNTGSALLILLERRLDNVVYRMGFGSSRNEARQLVRHGHILVNGKRINLPSYLVKVGESVSVDEASRQITRVNFSLDAVERRGVPAWLELDRKAFQGLVRSMPAREDLTMPMQEQLVVELYSK